A portion of the Salminus brasiliensis chromosome 11, fSalBra1.hap2, whole genome shotgun sequence genome contains these proteins:
- the LOC140565095 gene encoding testis-specific serine/threonine-protein kinase 6-like — translation MACSRSSAYLRQDRTTMTTNEILESLGFNVLANIGQGSFGTVKLAKSKRFEKQVAIKVLDLRLATPSFVRKFLPREIAILRRIRHPHIIQVHEIFKVPSKQVYIVMEAAVMDLQEKLQQSCYIRSSQAKKWFSQLLSAVVYLHQQDIVHRDLKCENVLLTAENQVKLTDFGFGRFSRGFPQLSETYCCTRQYAAPEVLMRKPYDPKKSDVWSLGVILYAMVTGSMP, via the exons ATGGCATGTTCTAGATCTTCTGCTTATCTCAGACAGGATAG GACAACAATGACAACCAACGAAATCCTGGAATCTTTGGGCTTCAATGTTTTGGCCAACATTGGTCAAGGGAGTTTTGGCACGGTTAAGCTGGCCAAATCCAAGAGGTTCGAAAAGCAGGTGGCCATTAAAGTATTGGACCTCAGGCTGGCCACACCTTCCTTTGTTCGTAAATTTCTGCCCCGGGAGATCGCCATTCTCCGAAGAATAAGACATCCTCACATTATTCAGGTGCATGAAATTTTTAAGGTGCCTTCCAAACAAGTTTACATCGTGATGGAGGCTGCCGTCATGGATCTCCAAGaaaagctgcagcagagctgctaCATCCGCAGCTCCCAGGCTAAAAAGTGGTTCTCCCAGCTCCTCAGCGCTGTAgtttatctgcaccagcaggacattgtccacCGAGACctgaaatgtgaaaatgtcCTGCTGACTGCCGAGAACCAAGTTAAACTGACAGACTTTGGTTTTGGACGCTTTTCAAGAGGCTTCCCTCAACTAAGCGAGACGTATTGTTGCACTCGTCAATACGCTGCACCTGAGGTGCTCATGCGGAAACCCTATGATCCCAAAAAGAGTGACGTTTGGAGCCTAGGCGTCATTCTGTATGCCATGGTCACCGGGTCCATGCCC
- the LOC140565097 gene encoding testis-specific serine/threonine-protein kinase 6-like: MTTNEILESLGFNVLANIGQGSFGTVKLAKSKRFEKQVAIKVLDLRLATPSFVRKFLPREIAILRRIRHPHIIQVHEIFKVPSKQVYIVMEAAVMDLQEKLQQSCYIRSSQAKKWFSQLLSAVVYLHQQDIVHRDLKCENVLLTAENQVKLTDFGFGRFSRGFPQLSETYCCTRQYAAPEVLMRKPYDPKKSDVWSLGVILYAMVTGSMPFKYQGCRRLLQAQSKPLVYPCCIKVQKQCRNLISYMLHFDPATRPTATEVAQHPWLQPRQKCSRRLGLWVRSLGCFKKEKEKNVEEEGSPSREPHASTSGKTPPPMPLKEESPSSSTLSGEVDAPSPQGFRCESVVPELDDDSSGAGASVTCPNVEVVGEEHGCCSCSALCAAVKAHVVAPILRASRSLRERVRKCFRRNSVVHVSSPTSQQDARHPVSTCAPASSSSEQRQEDVSDVLTLSGEVVEEEAVEAEPTVRQGARKPRFPKFKV, encoded by the exons ATGACAACCAACGAAATCCTGGAATCTTTGGGCTTCAATGTTTTGGCCAACATTGGTCAAGGGAGTTTTGGCACGGTTAAGCTGGCCAAATCCAAGAGGTTCGAAAAGCAGGTGGCCATTAAAGTATTGGACCTCAGGCTGGCCACACCTTCCTTTGTTCGTAAATTTCTGCCCCGGGAGATCGCCATTCTCCGAAGAATAAGACATCCTCACATTATTCAGGTGCATGAAATTTTTAAGGTGCCTTCCAAACAAGTTTACATCGTGATGGAGGCTGCCGTCATGGATCTCCAAGaaaagctgcagcagagctgctaCATCCGCAGCTCCCAGGCTAAAAAGTGGTTCTCCCAGCTCCTCAGCGCTGTAgtttatctgcaccagcaggacattgtccacCGAGACctgaaatgtgaaaatgtcCTGCTGACTGCCGAGAACCAAGTTAAACTGACAGACTTTGGTTTTGGACGCTTTTCAAGAGGCTTCCCTCAACTAAGCGAGACGTATTGTTGCACTCGTCAATACGCTGCACCTGAGGTGCTCATGCGGAAGCCCTATGATCCCAAAAAGAGTGACGTTTGGAGCCTAGGCGTCATTCTGTATGCCATGGTCACCGGGTCCATGCCCTTTAAATATCAAGGTTGCAGGCGTCTCCTACAAGCCCAGAGCAAACCCTTGGTTTATCCATGTTGCATCAAAGTGCAGAAGCAGTGTCGTAACCTCATCTCCTACATGCTGCACTTCGATCCTGCCACCCGGCCTACAGCGACAGAGGTGGCACAGCACCCTTGGCTGCAGCCGAGGCAAAAATG CAGCAGAcgtctggggttgtgggttcgatccttgGGGTGCtttaagaaagaaaaggaaaagaac GTTGAAGAAGAGGGCAGTCCCAGCAGAGAACCACACGCCTCCACCAGTGGAAAAACTCCCCCACCTATGCCCCTGAAGGAAGAGTCTCCGTCTTCTTCCACTTTGAGCGGAGAGGTAGACGCACCCTCGCCTCAAGGCTTCAGATGCGAGTCTGTGGTGCCTGAGCTGGATGACGACAGCAGTGGAGCTGGTGCAAGTGTGACTTGCCCAAACGTAGAGGTTGTGGGGGAGGAGCACGGCTGCTGTAGCTGTAGTGcactttgtgctgcagttaagGCTCATGTTGTTGCACCGATTCTCAGAGCCTCTCGTTCACTTCGGGAGAGGGTGAGGAAGTGTTTCAGGAGGAACTCTGTGGTGCACGTCTCCTCTCCTACTTCTCAGCAGGATGCTCGTCATCCTGTCTCTACATGCGCTCCTGCTTCTTCGTCTTCTGAGCAGAGACAGGAGGATGTGTCAGATGTCCTGACACTCTCTGGGGAGGTGGTGGAGGAAGAAGCTGTGGAGGCAGAGCCCACTGTGAGGCAGGGAGCCAGGAAGCCGAGATTCCCCAAGTTTAAGGTATGA